From a single Phragmites australis chromosome 7, lpPhrAust1.1, whole genome shotgun sequence genomic region:
- the LOC133924251 gene encoding psbP domain-containing protein 2, chloroplastic-like, producing MPLVGCPCRGPPLTLAGRGRRPLRARAIAPKRDASSPPPLLTRRAVSSASLLLAALPFPASSLQLPVASASEAEAQVTGGGGGGGTEELELERYTDQDQGFTLLKPASWPKVEKAGATALFQQEGKGKGSNSIGVVVNPVRLSSLTEFGTPQFVADRLLQAEKKKESTKSAEVISVGERSGHGGLKVYEIEYSLDSTRGGMKRIFSAAFVATKKLYLLNIAYSDSQEKPLDSQTRTVLEQVLHSFDSV from the exons ATGCCACTCGTCGGCTGTCCCTGCCGCGGCCCGCCGCTGACGCTCGCCGGCCGGGGCCGCCGCCCGCTTCGGGCCCGAGCCATCGCGCCCAAACGCGacgcctcttctcctcctccgctcCTGACCCGGAGAGCCGTGTCCTCCGCCTCGCTGCTCCTCGCCGCCCTCCCCTTCCCCGCCTCGTCGCTGCAACTTCCCGTCGCCTCCGCGTCGGAGGCGGAGGCACAAGTAACTGgaggcgggggaggaggaggcacagaggagctggagctggagcggTACACCGACCAGGACCAGGGCTTCACCCTCCTCAAGCCCGCCTCTTGGCCCAAG GTGGAGAAGGCGGGCGCAACGGCGCTGTTCCAGcaggaggggaaggggaaggggagcaACAGTATTGGGGTTGTCGTCAACCCTGTTCGGCTCTCGTCGCTGACGGAGTTCGGGACGCCGCAATTCGTCGCGGATAGGCTCCTGCAGGCAGAGAAGAAAAAG GAAAGCACCAAGTCGGCCGAGGTGATTTCTGTGGGAGAGAGATCAGGTCACGGTGGCTTGAAAGTGTATGAAATTGAGTACTCACTGGATAGCACCAGGGGAGGGATGAAGCGGATCTTCTCGGCTGCATTTGTTGCTACAAAAAAGCTCTATCTGCTCAATATAGCCTACTCAGATAGCCAGGAGAAGCCCTTGGACAGCCAGACTAGAACTGTTCTGGAACAAGTTCTCCACTCTTTTGATTCAGTATAG
- the LOC133924253 gene encoding amino-acid permease BAT1 homolog, giving the protein MAGAGEEAVLDSGEKRLNELGYKQELRREMTLFKTLAISFSTMTLFTGITPLYGSSLQYAGPASLVWGWVVVSFFTWFVGIAMAEICSSFPTTGSLYFWAAHLAGPVWGPLASWCCAWLEAIGLIAGIGTQAYAGSQVLQSIILLSTGTNTGGGYLAPRWLFLVMYIGLTLIWAVLNTFALEVIAFLDVISMWWQVIGGTVIVVMLPLVAKTTQPASYVFTHFETAPGVTGISSSAYAAILSLLVSQYSLYGYDAAAHLTEETKGADRNGPIAILSSIGIITVFGWAYILALTFSIQDFSYLYNPNNETAGTFVPAQILYDAFHGRYNNSTGAIVLLFVIWGSFFFGGLSITTSAARVVYALSRDRGIPFSSVWRRIHPRHKVPANAVWLCAALCALLGLPILRINVVFTAITSVATIGWVGGYAVPIFARMVMREEDFRPGPFYLRRASRPVCLVAFLWICYTCSVFLLPTVYPIKMDTFNYAPIALGVCLGLIMLWWVLDARKWFKGPVRNIDDHNNGKV; this is encoded by the exons ATGGCCGGGGcaggggaggaggcggtgctGGACTCCGGCGAGAAGCGCCTCAATGAGCTCGGATACAAGCAGGAGCTCCGGAGGGAGATG ACGCTGTTCAAGACGCTGGCCATCTCCTTCTCGACGATGACGCTTTTCACCGGGATCACGCCGCTGTACGGAAGCAGCCTGCAGTACGCGGGGCCGGCCTCTCTCGTCTGGGGCTGGGTCGTCGTTTCATTCTTCACCTGGTTCGTCGGCATCGCCATGGCCGAGATCTGCTCCTCCTTCCCG ACCACTGGTTCCCTTTATTTTTGGGCTGCTCACTTGGCTGGTCCAGTCTGGGGTCCGTTGGCATCTTGGTGCTGTGCTTGGCTGGAGGCCATAGGCCTTATTGCCGGAATTGGCACACAG GCATATGCAGGGTCTCAAGTATTGCAGAGCATAATCCTGCTGAGCACTGGTACCAACACAGGCGGCGGCTACCTGGCCCCCCGTTGGCTATTTCTGGTCATGTATATCGGGCTGACACTGATCTGGGCCGTGCTCAACACCTTCGCGCTGGAAGTCATCGCCTTCCTCGACGTGATCTCCATGTGGTGGCAG GTGATCGGCGGCACTGTCATCGTGGTGATGCTCCCGCTGGTGGCGAAGACCACGCAGCCGGCGTCGTACGTGTTCACCCATTTCGAGACGGCGCCGGGGGTGACCGGGATCAGCAGCAGCGCCTACGCAGCAATCCTGTCCCTGctggtgagccagtactccctGTACGGGTACGACGCGGCGGCGCACCTGACGGAGGAGACCAAGGGCGCCGACCGGAACGGCCCCATCGCCATCCTCTCCAGCATCGGCATCATCACCGTGTTCGGCTGGGCGTACATCCTCGCCCTCACCTTCAGCATCCAG GACTTCAGTTACCTGTACAACCCTAACAACGAGACCGCCGGCACGTTCGTGCCGGCGCAGATACTGTACGACGCGTTCCACGGGCGGTACAACAACTCCACCGGCGCCATCGTGCTGCTCTTCGTCATCTGgggctccttcttcttcggcGGCCTCTCCATCACCACCAGCGCGGCTCGGGTGGTGTACGCGCTGTCGCGGGACCGCGGCATCCCGTTCTCGTCGGTGTGGCGCCGCATCCACCCGAGGCACAAGGTGCCCGCGAACGCGGTGTGGCTGTGCGCGGCGTTGTGCGCGCTGCTGGGCCTGCCGATCCTCCGCATCAACGTGGTGTTCACGGCCATCACGTCCGTCGCCACCATCGGGTGGGTGGGCGGGTACGCGGTGCCCATCTTCGCGCGCATGGTGATGCGGGAGGAGGACTTCCGGCCCGGGCCCTTCTACCTGCGCCGCGCCAGCAGACCCGTCTGCCTCGTCGCGTTCCTGTGGATCTGCTACACCTGCTCCGTGTTCCTGCTCCCCACCGTGTACCCCATCAAGATGGACACCTTCAACTACGCGCCCATCGCGCTCGGAGTCTGCCTCGGCCTCATCATGCTGTGGTGGGTGCTCGACGCCAGGAAGTGGTTCAAGGGCCCCGTCAGGAACATCGACGACCACAACAACGGCAAGGTCTGA